A region of the Apium graveolens cultivar Ventura chromosome 6, ASM990537v1, whole genome shotgun sequence genome:
aggttactattttcgtagtacgactgatcatcgtatgcggtggctccagtgaatgtcctattcttccaattggaattgtgatgtaataccgtaacccaagcctaggtgctgggattactaataaggtattcacaggttaataaaatccactaaaggattgttttcagaaggtgtgtatcaccaaggaaaactattttgaagaaaacgtatttatcaaatatgatgttttacgtgagttaatcatacagtcattttcatactgtacattattatgctgggcattatagctcactcttgctttcttttaaatgacacaacacaacagataacatgtatgccggtgtgggacttagtcgcttgcagtcatggggaggatccctggcagctttgtctcaggtgtgctagagtatcagatagatataagatatcagttgtaattattgtaacttcatgtagagattataaataattgtttgagatcctgtaaagtacattcgagtgtaataaaagaagattacatcttgtacgtcgtttctaagactataacttgtgtgtgtgagtatgagattggggtctgtggattattgaatcaataccaggttacacatgagtgaaggatggcgtgactacccagattcctgacccctaatttgggggcgttacataaGCTTTCAGTTtatgagtcatcatcagtatcagaacttgatgattcagtatcagactttgtgatgagagcttttcccttgcctttccttgatgcagctgctttgggggattcctcctcagccttaagagcaacaatccttgactttcttccattcctcttgcttctttgttccatctcaagttcatgagtcttgagcatcccataaatttcatcaagagttgtttcttcaagagcatagttgtctcttatagtggtggccttcaaatcccaacattcaggaagagctaacagaaatctaagatttgaatcttcaagatcatattccttgttaactagtgacaaatcatttaagagtttgacaaatctgtcatataaaccagttaatgactcatcgggctttgagtcaaagtgttcatactcttgagtgagtatagtcttcctgtttttcttaattgaatcagttccctggcaccttgtctccaagaCATCCCATgtctcctttgcagtcttacagttaattaccctgtttgacattacattatcgatggcactatgcagcaagtgtcgtaccttagcatccttagcaattgatgagatatcttcaacagtgtaatcactcttctcctttggtacatactttgctggttcacctgcaagTACAACaaagagtttggttggcttgtgtggtccttcattgattctgttaAGGTattggatcagtagcttccagaaacatagacatcctcaccttccatatgggatattcagatggtttcagtatgggaactctaataatctcatatcgactatggatttgagtctttggaggttcttcagttttggtgagcttggttggagtttgttcttcttcagaaatgattgtttttggatcttaaactatttgtgtgttaacagattgctctgataccacttgttaggtcacacacactgtagaagggggttgaatacagtgtttatcacaatcaaatcgaatataagaacacaagtaacagaaaatagattttattcaacacaataaactctgttacaatatggaactgtcctctctcagtgatgaacaaattatcacgagagctgctagggttacaataaataataacttctattatgataacacatatagtgtaaaccctatgtccatgtttatatactacacagttacaagataatctctaatttatattgaatatgattctgtatcctaaaatatatcaattagatatcttcttttccaagtcttctattttccatagaaatcttctccatgcatatctcttctttatttagtcttgatcttctttcatttcaatcagcctttccttaacCGTTCTTCCTCCCACACTTAAGTTCcaatatccatcttctgataattatctcctgataatttaagtactgatatccttaagttctgacttccagtaagtgatgatttcagtaagtactgatatttcctgtttgttaagatctgaaaactaaacatgaaacacattagacatgacatctcaaatatatctaacatgacagatgttgagttatgtgcttcattagttgtagatttttctgtattatccttatttactatttcttgatcattttcatcatcactgtcatcactaaccatctccacattatcaaacttgaggctctcatggaaatctccatcttgcagtccttcaatctttttgtcatcaaatacaacatgtactgattccataacaatgttggttcttagattgtagactctacatgcctttcccacagcagatccaacaaaaaatccttcatctgctttagcatcaaacttcccatgttgatcagtttgattcctcaagatataacatttgcagccaaagacatgaagaaaatttggagttggcttcctattcttgaacaattgatagggtgtcatgcactttgcctgattaaccaaagaaatattctgagcgTAGCAAGCAATATTCATAGTTTCagccaaaaatatgttggtaactttgattcttcaagcattgtccttgcagcttcaataagagaacTGTTCTTtttttctactactccatttttttgtggagttcttgctgcagaaaactcatgcataatcccattctcttcacaaaatgatctcatcacagaattcttgaactcagttccattgtcactcctgattcttcttacttcaaaatcaggatgattattgacttgacttatatgattgatgatgatttcactagcttcatctttagactttaggatatatgtccaagagaaactttgagaaatcatccacaattactaggcaaaatattttccttgagatggacaacacattgactggtccaaacaaatccatgtgtaacaattggggttcttcaattgttgaatcaagcctctttctgaataatgctttgatctgctttcctttctggcatgcatcacacaatccatccttagtaaactccacttgaggaatgcctctactagttctttcttgacaagctcattcatggttttgaagtttagatgggacagcttcttgtgccatagccaactttcatcttgacttgctttactgagaagacaagtaacagattctgcatttgatgagttgaagtcaactaggtacacatttctttttctcactcccgtaagaaccactttgttgctctttttgtttgtcacaatacaggcttctgaattgaaggttactgaattgcccttatcacaaagctggctgatactcaacaaattgtgcttgagaccatccactagggcaacctcttcaatgatgacattttattttgaaatcaagccatatcccacaatataacccttgttgtcatctccaaaagtaatacttgggccagctctttccatgaactcagtgagcagggtagaatctctagtcatgtgccttgagcaaccactatccagataccaaagattctttctgtttccctgaatacttgaagaacttgtttatgtttcattagatttggccatcagggctaggttgacatagcttgtttcttcatcttcatccgatccatcagctgcccagtcattctcctgtgtgatgaaagccctttccctttgtttgagcaactcaaagtatttctgtttataatcaacaggctcaaacttcttcttgctagaatcagactttctacattcacttgcaaaatgccctgccaagccacatttaaaatatttgaatttggatttatccaccatgtttctacttggcttgactgctccaaaattctttttgaatttgatcttggcaaatcttctgtataggaatgctagatgttcatcaatatcatgcatgtcatcttggctcaagtgatcttcattttcagctaccagtcCTTTACCTTTGCTTTCACAAACCTTTGATGTAgtctcaacagcttctaccttcatctctttctccttctctaacttaGCAACCaatgctatggaccctcctttcttccttcctttctccatcctctcatcttgctcaatttcaagctcataagtttttaggatgccatatagcctctccaaggtgaactccttgtaatcctgagaatttctcaatgagactgtcattggcttccactcttttggaagagatctaaggaacttgaggttagagtcttttatttgatagactcttccatgcaactttagagcatttagtagattttgaaatctactaaaaatatcagtgagagactcactttcttcacagtggaaatgctcatattgctgaatcagtagctgcatcttgttctcccttacttgctaagtaccatcacaaataatccggattgtgtcccaaacctctttagctattttacagttaatgatgttatcaaacatatcaccatcaactccattgaacaaaatgttcatggccttcttatctttcctgacttgctcaatatcaggatctgaccattcatgcctaggtttgggaacatatggttcattgccagttgcagctctcattggtacatgaggacctctctctatgcaatccacataggcctcatcttgggaaagaagatgtaggtgcattttcaccttccagtggtgataattatctttgtccagaaatggaattttgactccaacatccttcttattcatcttgATGTTTGTCGTGAtatttacactctttgtacttcaagagcttgctctgataccaattattattccctaacaatacaaaaataattacagaaggggggttgaatgtaattctggctactttttcaagattttaaaacagttctaactcaacaaatatataagtgtttgatttgcagagtgcggaatgaagtagttatataaatcaaaacacaaagtaataaaaacacaagcttttaaaactttctggtggatttgaaagtatccacagagatatatacatatatatatcgaatgagaaccctgtgaagcttgaatagctcacaactgcttacaagtagaacaaacaaactatagagaaattcttgacaagtacagcattttctatttctcttctaaaatgtgtttgcttagttgaatgttctactagctacacttggtttatatatcaccaagtttttatgacaataagataagataataaaacaaaacatatctagtctaactccatgctacttcactactttatgctagcatctttgaataacttcacaattgcatggaaatagtaatgcttctttgttctcaaatccctgctTAACAGCTGtcatattccttttgcaaacacccaacgcatgtgactgtgttgtcactgtcaacagatatttgaatttgatcatccgtcgggtacatgtttatcatccgtcgggtagctttgttgatcatccgtcaggtagttttgttgatcatctgtcgggtagctatttgtcacttgactccatttcacttatacagaattacaagatatcttatatttacaattaatcaacctattatacatatccactagtagtcaacatgactcaaacacccctacagaatctacataaagttgcttgcagaaatgtgctacaatacttattattacataagctactcacccggtggatgtcaaattgtcatctgtcgggactatattaaatcatccgttgggactatatttgatcatctgtctagtgctacaaaattcactaggttaaatctactaaggtgttttgtttaagttatcatcaagttcacaacatattcctaacattatTCATCTTGCAAAGAATCCTGTATTTCATGTTAGGACGAAACATATTCAGCAGAGATATCACTTTACAAGAGAGTTGATAGCAATGATTCTTGAAGTTTGACAACTTTATGATGAAGAATGGTTACACGAGGAGTGTTATAATCATTGTTGTTACTTTAAATAGTTTGATTCATCTTATATCATATTGTTGTTGTATATTGATGACATGTTAATAGCAGGATCAAATATGAGGAAAATCAACAGGCTAAAGAGACAGATGTCTGAGgagtttgagatgaaggatatgggtgcagCAAAACAGATACTTGGTATGAGCATCATAAGGGGTAGAGTTGAAGGTACTTTAAAATTATCTCAAGATAAGTATATTGAGAAATTATTGCAAAAAATCAGTGTCCAGGATGCGAAGACCAGAAGTACAACGTTGGTGAGTCACTTTAATCTCATGAAGAAGCAATCACCTAAAATGAATGAAGACAAGAAAGATATGGCCAAAGTTCTTTATGCGTTTGTAGTTGGAAGTTTGGTGTATGTTATGGTGTGTACAAGGCCAGACATTGCTCGTGCAGTGGGAATTGTTAGAAGATTTATATTTAATCCAGGAAGAGAGCATTGTGAAGCAGTCAAGTGGTTGCTATAATActtgaaaggcacatccaaggTTTCACTATATTTCAGTAAGAAAGATGTTATCTTGGAAGGGTTGTATGATGCAGATTTGGGTGGATGTTTGGATACAAGTAAAAGTACAACGAGTTATATTTTTACTTTGGGTGGAACAACAGTTAGTTGGATGTCTCGACTTCAAAATAATGTTGCTCTTTCAAccatagaagcagaatatatggcTAACTCTGAAGCTAACAAGGAGATGATTTGGTTGAAGAATTTTCTTGAGGAGTTGGGCAAGCAACAGGCAGACAATATCTTACTAATGTCGAGTTAAGGCTTCTTAGCAAGCccaataagtggtatcagagtttCAAGTTATAACGGTACAGAACAATCTCAAACGGGTTCCCAGAAGGGACCTGGTAAGCGGAAGATTGGCTATCCCAGGATGGACTTAAGGGAAAGACATACGGGTCTTCCAGCATGGGCCTAGCGGTAAGCAGATGGCCAGATGGATTTCCAGTATTGGTTAGGGGAGCCATATCACGCAAATCCGACAGGTGTCGAGCCCGATGCGTGAAGTAGAAGATTGTTAGGATTTGTCTCACATCTTTTATGGGAGGGTCAGATTGTTAGTATATAGGCAACTAGTTAACCCCATTTGTATGAGGCCTTTGGGAGTTATGCAAAAATAAATATGTACGGGCTCGgtccaaagcggacaatatcatactaatgcGAGGGTTCAGGCCTGCTTAGCAAGTCTAGCATTAACCAAAACCAGCAGAAAAAACTTCAACcaaacttcaacaaaatcaatTTTGTTTACCCACAAGAAATTCAACCAAATCGAAGAAAAAAACAACGATGATGATTAAAACTCAAAATCAtccaagaaaaagaaaaaaacagATTTGAATAAAAAGCCGACGAGAAGAAATAATAATTATAACACATATTTTAAACCCAAGATGTGGAAGCCAACCTAATATAATTCATCATCAACCTATCCCGGATCGAAACATATCTCTTGATACCATGAAATAATATAGAGAGAAGAGAAAAAAGAGGATTTAATTATAAAACAACTTGTACTTGACTACAATAGAAGAGGTGCTTATATAGCAAATAACCaaacaataataaataaaaacatCATAACAAGGAAGCTATTATAATAATGAAATTATccaataataatattatatatgttaacaaGCATGTCTTTCCTTTTTAGCTTGCTCCTTGACATTTTCTCAATACTAATGGGCCGCCTTATGTGGCGGATAAGGAAAACCACTACAAAATCTAGAGTTTCAACTTAATGTCAAATGTCGAAGAACACATCATGCACCACTATCACAATCATAAAACTATCGCTCATATACATAAACAACCAACAACATGAATATACTGTCAACAACTGCTAAAATAACATCAATTCACGCAATTTAGGATATGCCCGTGCATTTACGAGATATAGAACTAATTTAGTTATTAATGGATTTAACTGGAATCGGACGGTGATATACCGAGCATGAAGTATAAGTTCAGAAGCGGAATTTTTCAGAGCTCTGTATTGTAAGTGGTGTTTCGGTGTGagtacatgtacatgatgttgggatttaatcttaaatttatttattatgtaattgtttatttatttgtGTATTTTTTTATTGATTTGGTGTTGAATAAATCAGTTGTAACAAAGTGTTTTTGTTAACAGCAAGACTAGGTTAGTGACATTTTATTAGGATAGCGTTCAGTAGTAGAGATATAATAGGAAGTAGTTCCTTATTTTTTAGGTGCCATCTCTGTAGCTTTAGGTGTGTAAATTCAAGCAATGTAACGTTCATGTAAAACACTTTGAATATTATTCTTCTCTTTCGGTTGTAATATACATATTAGTTATTCTAAGTAGTACTCAGATGTAAACACATGCTTAAGTTTTTTATCTATATTTTTCTTTCATTACACATGCATATGTGATACATGATCTAGTTTAGTCTCTACACTTGGTATCCGAGCCTATGGTCCTGAATGATGGCTATGCTCTGGTTGAATATGAAAACCCATGTACTTATCGTTAGTTATGGGAGCGGTCCTTTTGCTGGACGCATAAGTACATATGGTACTCATTCTTCCTCTCGATATGATAATTTGAGTTATCAAATTAAGCTTTGGTGTGCTTGAGGTATCTCAAGTTATGATGCAGGTTCAGGTGGTTCTCTAGTAGTGGTGCAGCTCTGTACACGAGTCAATCTCCAAGTGTTTCCAGATGGGCAAATAGGAGATATGGTGGACCTGATGAATCTTATGGGAATCAAGCTGCatatgttacagttgaagattgGCTTAGGAGTAAGTATAGGAGTAAGCAATTTCTCTGCCGGTGGAGAGCTAAAACCTTGTGGTGGTGGATTCATGAAAGATAACTATGATGATGCACATGAAAATTCAGGATATGGATATGGAGATTATGGGTAAAAAAGTATCTGTCATATGGGCAAATGCGACGTGCCAAATGAGCAAATTAGAAATGCCAGATGGGCAATACAACGTGCCATATGGGCAAATACGAAATGTCATACGGACAAAGAAGCAATGTGTGAGACGGGAAAACAAATGGCCAGACGGGCTAGGTATTAAAGCCAGACGGGCTATGTTAGAGTGCCAAACGGGTAGAGAAGTTAAAAGCCAAAAGGGCTAAGTTGGAAGCCAAATGGGATGAAAGCCAGACGGACTAAGTTGATAACCAAACGGGTTCATGACAAATTTAAAATTAAGGGGCTGATTGTTGGGGTTTTAatcttaaatttattttttaggtaattgtttatttatttgtGTATTTTTTTATTGATTTGGTGTTGAATAAATCAGTTGTAACAAAGTGTTTTTGTTAACCGCAAGACTAGGTCAGTGACATTTTATTAGGATAGCGTTCAGTAGTGGAGATACAATGGAAAGTGTTTAAATTCAAGCAATGTAACGTTCATGGAAAACACTTTGAATATTATTCTTCTCTTTCGGTTGTAATATACATATTAGTTGTTCTAAGTAGTACTAACAAATGTAAACACATGCTTAAATTTTTTATCTATATTTGTCTTTCAGTACACATGTATATGTGATCCATGATCTAGTTTAGTCTCTGCACTTGACACTTTACTCTTTTATCTAGCACAGCCCACCGGGATACCAAATTTCGGTAGTTCCCCAATATTTAGGATACTGAATTTGAACATAAGTTAAATTTCTCCATATAAATTTGGTGTGAGCTAACTAAAATTCCATACAAACAAAGAAAAGTTCTAATTATTCCGCTAATTTACAACTATGATATGAAATTGACATCTGCAACACATAGGTGACTGCAGAAACAACTCAGTGTTGTTCTTTGATTCACATGCAAAATGTACACCATGCAAAATTTATATTGGAATGACTTAATTTTTGTTGAGAGAATACAAATGTACTTATGTAAGGTCTCTAAAGAGATAGGTTTGACGGCCAACCTTGAGAGGCAGCCCGAAATTCTGGTAAGCCCTGATCTCACCTCCCAGACCCGCTGTCACAATTACCAAGCCCCATGCTGTTGCTTGGACAGTTTGCGTGTGGCTATTCCCAACATCAAACCAAGACCAAGAAGAAGACCAAGATCCTAAACTGCTGCTAGAATTGGAGATAGCAGACGGGTCATCTCTCATTGAAGCTGAACTAAACGACTCGCCTATCCCCGACTCTGTACGAGAAATTTGGTCTTGATCCTCCTCTGGGCTACTTGTAACTTTTTCTGATTGAGTAACTTTTTCTGAATGATTATTTTTGTGTGGAAGGGGTGGTAGCTGTGCCTTACTATTAGGCCCTACTTCCTCTTTGGTTGGAGAAACATTGCCGGACTGGGATTGTGGTGTTGTACGTCTTGAGTGCCTTTTGGAATGTAATTCTACAATTGGAGGCTCATTTTTTATACTACCAGGCCATGGAATTGCGACCGAAACTTCCTTGCTGTTGAAATGTTCATGAGATGGGATGCTTATTATAGTTTTGCTTTTACCATTTCCTGCATTTCGAGACTCTTCACGCTTCCAGACATACACTTGAGAATCTTCGCTTGCACTTATGACATATTTTCCATCTGGACTGAAAGAAGATGCAATTTGACTGCTAGTGTTTCGGAATCCTGTCAGATTAAATATCAGCATTTCACTAGTTTTGTGATTAACGAACTGAATACTTGTCCAACACCTCAGACCTAGAGAATACCTCTAAATTTGTGAGTAATATCTGATCCATCGAATATTCTAATCCGTGAGTCAGCAGAAGTGATGAGCAGCTCAGAAGGATTTGATGGGTTATACTGTAATGACAATTGGAATAGTTTAGTACTTATAAGGATGAACTTTACAATAGATCTTAGACGAGACAACGATATCAGAGAAAGTTAGAGGTTCACCTGAAAGCCTGTAATCTTTTTTGGCTGAGCTTTTTTCTTAGTTTGAATATTGATGTTCTCTTTCTGCTCTAGCTTAGAATCTAAATTACAAATGATTAGTCAGAAGATATATACCTGAATCTTAATACTGACTAATGTTTTTTAAACACAAAACTGAACTCAACATGGTTAACTACATGTTTGTTGAAAATAGCAAGAAGTAAGAGAAAGGAAAGGTATGGAGGGATCAGAATGATACCAGCTGTGCTATACAAGCGACAAGTTCCTTTGTGTGAACCGACTACAGCACTCTGAAAAACGACAGTGGAGTGTAAGAATTCGTGTTACATACTCTTTCTCAAGTACCAAATCATAATATCATAATCGTCAATGGATTATGAATCCAATGTTAACTTAATCATGAATTGTTTTCTTAATTGATTGAATAGAAAACTAAGGTTGTTAATGACTGCTTCTGGTACTTGTAAATTTATTAATGAGAACCATATTCCTGAATGTAGCTAAAGTAAGTGTTGTTTTACAGCTGATCTGAAATTTAGAAACTATACTAAAGGCTTTCAGTACAACTCAATTATACAACAGTGAAAGCATAATGGATACAGTTTTAGTGGTCAGATGGAAAATTAGCAGCTACCTGGCCATCAGGAGTATAACAAGCAGCTGTAACCATCTCATGCAGATCCATCCAGTCCACAACTTGCCGATTAGGTATGCTCCAAATTCGAATCTTTGCATCCAGTGAGCCACTGAGAAAGTAATCATCATCCACTGGATTGAATTGTATACATGTAACTGCCAATCCGATCATGCAGCATGAGATGTATATTTTATAGATAAGAATATAATGTATTAGTACTGTAGGATCAAAAACTGTAACCGTAAGCCATCTCACCGTAGTCATTGTGAGCAAACATCTTTAAACAATCTTTAGTTTCAATGTCCCACAGTCTAACTGTTTTGTCCATCGAAGATGAAAGAAGCAGCTGTACGTAATTTAAAATATGCATATTAAAAAAACGGGAAGGCATTTATAAAAGCTTCTTTGGCTATAGTTTTGCACTAGATAAAAATATTGTTATACTGATTCTTAATCGTGTTCTAGTTTTTGTATATACATCGTCTGGAATTCATGTTAGTAATCTGCTAACCTGAGACTTTGACCAAGAGAGATCCAAAACATCGTCCTGATGACCTGTGAAGGAACATATTGGTCGTTCTGAAAGTGCAAAAACAGTCTCTGGCACATTGACATAGTCAGGTATGGAGTTCCCCTTTTTTTTGCTTGAGTTCTTCCCTTTAGTTTTTTTCTCCGATGGCACAGCATTATTCTCTGCCAGAGGAGGGCGATCAGGAGAACTGCCTGCCATTGCCATTGGGTGTACTGGTGTGGAGCTGGCAGAATTCATATCATCAGGTGGCTTTGATGACACAACTTCACATTCTTGCACTTCCCAGACATGGATAACTCTATCTTCCCCTGCGCTGGCAAGGAAACACGCATCGTGGCTGAACTTGATAGTCCAAATAGATCCCTCGTGAGCCTGGATTTCTTGACACAAATGCAATCCCGTGTATTCTTTATACTGCTTTCCGTGCTGACGAACTTTAACCCACTGGGAcgaggaatttttgttggatttCTGTTCGGGTTGAGATTGTTGCTGTGATTTTTCTCTCTCGCCTATAAATCCACTCACGCTATTTGCTACACCCATTATATTCTTAAATAGTGCAGCCCCTTTTTTCTTGCTGTTCCTAAAGCTCTTGGTGAAGGATGAGTCTGCTGCTGCAGCTGCAGCTGCAGCTGCTTTTTTGTCGTCGTCAGGATTTTTTGCTAAGCTTGTCCGATGCATCAACTCCTTAACAACTGGAGAATGTCCAACGGACTTCTCAAATTCTTCCAGTGTAAGCTGCTTTCCAGTGTGAAGATCGCTAACTTTATTCCACAATCCCTTGTCATTGTACTCCTTGACAATGAATTCAGTTCCAGTATCTAAATTCTTTATTAGGAAATATGATCCTAATTGGTCAGTGCTATTTACTGAGGA
Encoded here:
- the LOC141667681 gene encoding uncharacterized protein LOC141667681, which gives rise to MDKRTLTMNWDRVGDDEDDHFFETYDRISSAVPLDLDSSDEEFDDSRMSFASAVSSAAVLNDLRNCSFKSSTNPPSVLENYDVWMAEPGSIQDRRKRLFQGMGLNSNKELLAIASTKFSRGVSKKVQTEKQGGNDKPKTKESKKEPTTKPEAEKKNANGNDPESLPPSTIESLPTTTMESLPPATIVLVRSRSDGEIVSLSFLTRRRKEELLGKVSKQRLTRTSSAIMRPNVGVCQVANTIRFQSSKSSVNSTDQLGSYFLIKNLDTGTEFIVKEYNDKGLWNKVSDLHTGKQLTLEEFEKSVGHSPVVKELMHRTSLAKNPDDDKKAAAAAAAAADSSFTKSFRNSKKKGAALFKNIMGVANSVSGFIGEREKSQQQSQPEQKSNKNSSSQWVKVRQHGKQYKEYTGLHLCQEIQAHEGSIWTIKFSHDACFLASAGEDRVIHVWEVQECEVVSSKPPDDMNSASSTPVHPMAMAGSSPDRPPLAENNAVPSEKKTKGKNSSKKKGNSIPDYVNVPETVFALSERPICSFTGHQDDVLDLSWSKSQLLLSSSMDKTVRLWDIETKDCLKMFAHNDYVTCIQFNPVDDDYFLSGSLDAKIRIWSIPNRQVVDWMDLHEMVTAACYTPDGQSAVVGSHKGTCRLYSTADSKLEQKENINIQTKKKAQPKKITGFQYNPSNPSELLITSADSRIRIFDGSDITHKFRGFRNTSSQIASSFSPDGKYVISASEDSQVYVWKREESRNAGNGKSKTIISIPSHEHFNSKEVSVAIPWPGSIKNEPPIVELHSKRHSRRTTPQSQSGNVSPTKEEVGPNSKAQLPPLPHKNNHSEKVTQSEKVTSSPEEDQDQISRTESGIGESFSSASMRDDPSAISNSSSSLGSWSSSWSWFDVGNSHTQTVQATAWGLVIVTAGLGGEIRAYQNFGLPLKVGRQTYLFRDLT